The Schizosaccharomyces pombe strain 972h- genome assembly, chromosome: I genome contains a region encoding:
- the prp12 gene encoding U2 snRNP-associated protein, whose protein sequence is MDTFPSLFLYSLTIQNSNYVQSSCAASLSGKKAQEIVIATESRLLIYKVDATDGRMNCILNQNCFGIIRNVAPLRLTGFKRDYLVVTSDSGRITILEYNVEKNKLVPIYQETFGKSGIRRVVPGEYLAIDAKGRAAMIASVEKNKLVYVLNRDSEANLTISSPLEAHKANNICFHLIGLDTGYANPIFAALEVDYSEIDHDSTREAFTSSEKVLSYYELDLGLNHVVKRWSKVVDRNSYMLIPVPGGNDGPSGTLVISNGWISYRHLQKAFHQIPILRRQAASANAISTPWNQVNSNSANDGPLIVSAVLHKMKGSFFYLLQTGDGDLLKLTIEHDGQGNVVELRLKYFDTVPLAVQLNILKTGFLFVATEFGNHQLYQFENLGIDDDELEITSLDFQAQDNEVGTKNVHFGVRGLQNLSLVEEIPSLYSLTDTLLMKAPSSGEANQLYTVCGRGSNSSLRQLRRGLETTEIVASELPGAPIAIWTLKLNQTDVYDSYIILSFTNGTLVLSIGETVEEISDSGFLSSVSTLNARQMGRDSLVQIHPKGIRYIRANKQTSEWKLPQDVYVVQSAINDMQIVVALSNGELVYFEMSDDVEGGQLNEYQERKTLTANVTSLALGPVQEGSRRSNFMCLACDDATVRVLSLDLYTTLENLSVQALSSPANSLCIIPMNVNGVSTLYLHIGLMNGVYLRTVIDVTSGQLLDTRTRFLGPRAVKIYPITMKNQNTVLAVSSRTFLAYSYQQNLQLSPIAYSAIDHASSFASEQCPEGIVAIQKNTLKIFTVDSLQDDLKSDIYPLICTPRKIVKHPNFPVLYILQSERNFDSFKYAQENGDVGSSYTKEKQNEHTSKSWVSFISVFDMISKKIIHESPLGDNEAAFSMTAAFFKNRDEFFLVAGSATNMDLECRTCSHGNFRVYRFHDEGKKLELISHTEIDGIPMALTPFQGRMLAGVGRFLRIYDLGNKKMLRKGELSAVPLFITHITVQASRIVVADSQYSVRFVVYKPEDNHLLTFADDTIHRWTTTNVLVDYDTLAGGDKFGNIWLLRCPEHVSKLADEENSESKLIHEKPFLNSTPHKLDLMAHFFTNDIPTSLQKVQLVEGAREVLLWTGLLGTVGVFTPFINQEDVRFFQQLEFLLRKECPPLAGRDHLAYRSYYAPVKCVIDGDLCEMYYSLPHPVQEMIANELDRTIAEVSKKIEDFRVRSF, encoded by the coding sequence ATGGACACCTTCCCTTCTCTGTTTCTATATTCCTTAACAATACAGAATAGTAATTATGTTCAAAGTTCGTGTGCCGCGTCCTTGTCTGGTAAAAAGGCACAGGAGATAGTAATTGCTACAGAATCAAGGTTGCTTATATATAAAGTTGATGCAACTGATGGGAGAATGaattgtattttaaatcaaaattgttttggTATTATTCGAAATGTTGCTCCTTTGAGATTAACTGGTTTTAAACGCGATTATCTCGTAGTCACGTCGGATTCAGGACGAATAACCATTTTGGAATATAacgttgaaaaaaataaattagtGCCAATATACCAGGaaacttttggaaaatcAGGAATTCGAAGAGTTGTTCCTGGTGAATACTTAGCCATAGATGCGAAGGGGAGGGCCGCTATGATTGCATCTGTGGAGAAAAATAAGCTGGTTTACGTACTAAATCGAGATTCAGAGGCTAACCTAACAATATCTTCACCACTTGAAGCTCATAAAGCTAATAATATATGTTTCCATTTAATTGGGTTAGATACTGGTTATGCTAATCCCATCTTCGCTGCCTTAGAAGTCGACTACAGCGAAATAGACCATGACTCAACTAGAGAAGCATTTACATCTTCGGAAAAGGTTTTATCATATTACGAATTGGATTTGGGATTAAACCATGTTGTCAAAAGATGGTCGAAGGTCGTTGACAGAAATTCTTATATGTTAATCCCTGTTCCCGGTGGTAATGATGGGCCCTCCGGTACACTAGTAATATCTAACGGATGGATTTCCTACCGTCACCTTCAGAAGGcatttcatcaaattcCCATTTTGCGTCGTCAAGCTGCATCGGCAAACGCCATATCCACTCCATGGAATCAAGTCAATTCAAACTCTGCAAATGATGGTCCTTTGATTGTTAGTGCTGTTCTCCATAAAATGAAAGGATcgtttttttatcttttacaAACTGGTGACGGGGATTTGCTGAAGCTGACAATCGAGCATGATGGTCAAGGGAATGTTGTTGAACTAAggttaaaatattttgatacAGTTCCCCTGGCAGTTCagttaaatattttgaaaactggTTTTCTATTCGTTGCCACGGAATTTGGAAACCACCAATTGTATCAATTTGAGAATTTAGGtattgatgatgatgaattgGAAATTACTTCTTTAGATTTCCAAGCCCAGGACAATGAAGTCGGTACAAAAAATGTGCATTTTGGAGTCCGCGGTCTACAGAACCTTTCTTTGGTTGAAGAAATACCAAGCCTATATTCGTTAACAGATACGTTACTTATGAAGGCGCCCTCGTCAGGCGAAGCTAATCAATTATATACAGTATGTGGAAGAGGCTCAAACTCTTCTCTGCGTCAGTTGAGAAGGGGTTTAGAAACCACAGAGATCGTAGCGTCAGAACTTCCCGGTGCCCCTATTGCAATTTGGacattgaaattaaatcaaaCCGACGTTTATGACTCTTATATTATTCTTTCGTTTACAAATGGAACCTTGGTTCTTTCTATTGGAGAGACGGTTGAAGAAATATCTGATAGTGGATTTTTATCATCAGTCTCAACTCTAAATGCGAGGCAAATGGGAAGGGATTCGTTGGTTCAAATTCATCCTAAAGGTATTCGTTATATTAGGGCTAATAAGCAAACAAGTGAATGGAAATTACCTCAGGATGTGTACGTTGTACAGTCGGCAATTAATGATATGCAAATAGTTGTTGCTTTAAGCAATGGAGAACTcgtttattttgaaatgagTGATGATGTTGAAGGAGGTCAGCTCAACGAATAtcaagaaagaaaaacgCTTACTGCTAATGTAACTTCTTTGGCTTTAGGCCCCGTACAAGAAGGATCAAGAAGAAGTAATTTTATGTGCTTAGCATGTGACGATGCTACGGTGAGGGTGTTGTCTCTCGATTTGTACACAACCTTAGAAAATTTGAGTGTACAAGCCCTTAGTTCTCCTGCCAATTCTTTATGCATAATTCCGATGAACGTAAATGGTGTGAGTACTCTCTATTTACATATAGGTTTAATGAATGGTGTCTATTTACGAACTGTTATCGACGTTACATCCGGGCAACTTTTGGATACAAGGACTAGATTCTTGGGTCCACGAGCTGTCAAGATCTATCCAATAACcatgaaaaatcaaaatacgGTGTTGGCGGTGTCTTCTCGTACCTTCCTTGCATATAGTTATCAACAAAACTTGCAACTATCACCAATCGCTTATTCTGCAATTGATCATGCTTCATCTTTTGCAAGCGAACAGTGTCCAGAAGGTATTGTAGcgattcaaaaaaatactttaaaaattttcacaGTCGATAGTCTGCAAGATGACTTAAAATCTGATATTTATCCGTTAATTTGTACCCCTCGAAAAATCGTTAAACATCCCAACTTTCCAGTTTTGTACATTTTGCAAAGTGAAAGGAACTTTGACTCATTTAAATATGCTCAAGAGAATGGAGATGTGGGTTCTTCGTATACGAAGGAGAAGCAAAATGAACACACATCAAAATCTTGGGTGTCATTTATATCTGTATTTGATATGatatctaaaaaaataatccATGAAAGTCCGCTGGGCGATAACGAAGCTGCTTTTAGTATGACAGCcgcttttttcaaaaatagaGATGAATTCTTTTTGGTAGCTGGTTCTGCCACTAATATGGATCTTGAATGTCGAACCTGTTCTCATGGAAACTTTCGAGTATACCGGTTCCACGATGAAGGTAAAAAGCTTGAGTTAATCAGCCATACGGAAATCGATGGAATTCCTATGGCTTTAACTCCCTTTCAGGGACGTATGCTAGCTGGAGTTGGACGCTTTTTACGAATTTATGATTTaggaaacaaaaaaatgcttcGTAAAGGTGAGTTGTCTGCTGTACCACTATTTATTACACATATTACAGTTCAAGCTAGTAGGATAGTGGTTGCAGATTCGCAATACTCAGTTAGATTCGTTGTCTATAAACCTGAGGATAATCACCTACTAACTTTTGCTGATGATACTATTCATCGGTGGACTACTACAAATGTCCTTGTCGATTATGATACTTTAGCAGGGGGGGATAAATTTGGTAATATTTGGCTTTTACGCTGCCCCGAACATGTTTCTAAACTAGCTGATGAAGAGAATTCTGAATCTAAATTAATTCACGAAAAGCcctttttaaattccaCACCTCACAAATTGGACCTAATGGCtcatttctttacaaatGATATTCCTACTTCGCTTCAAAAGGTCCAATTGGTTGAAGGAGCTCGAGAAGTTTTGTTATGGACCGGTCTTCTGGGTACTGTTGGAGTATTTACCCCTTTTATTAACCAGGAAGATGttcgattttttcaacaactGGAATTTTTGTTGCGAAAAGAATGTCCTCCTTTGGCTGGAAGGGATCATCTTGCTTATCGTAGTTATTACGCTCCAGTCAAATGTGTTATAGATGGTGATCTCTGCGAGATGTACTATTCGTTACCTCATCCAGTTCAGGAGATGATTGCCAATGAACTCGATAGAACAATTGCAGaggtttcaaaaaaaatagaagatTTTCGTGTTCGtagtttttaa